From Hominilimicola fabiformis:
ATAGGTGTATTTGTTATCTAATAAATTATGAAGGGTGTTAAAATTGTCCTTGACATAGGGCCCATGTTAATCTTAAATATATTATTTTTTGTAGACCGCCGCCCCCTTTTGTGAGAAAAAACACCGAAGTTTTGCCTACCTATTAAGCCTCATAAATGGCTTAAAATAAGGGTTTTAAGAAAAAACTTAAAAAAAGGAAGTGAAAAAATGGGGAAAAGAGGACCTAAGCCCGGAACGGGTGGAAGACCTAAACAGACGATAGATAAAAAATTCAGCAATAAGGCGGCTCTTATGAAAGGTGATAAAGCTGAATTAAATACAATCTGTTTAGTAGATAATAAAACAGCATTATCAATATATAATAATACAATCGAATGGCTAAAGGGTTTAAATTGTTATGAAGATGTTCCTAATCACCTTATAGAAGAATATGCTTTATGTAAAGCAAGGTGGCTTGAGTGTGAATTGGAAATACAACGGAGTGGCTTAACGGCTGAACACCCTACAACTAAGAAACCGACAAAGTCATTTTATACTGAAATCAGTATGAATTATTTAAAACAAGCTGATATAGCTTATAATGCTATTGTTGAAATAATAAGGCTCAAATCACCACTTTCCGCCGCTGTAAAAGATATAGACCCAATGGAAAACCTTTTAAACGAAACTAAGGTATAAAGAAGGTGTAGAATGAAAAATTTAATAAACGATTATAAAAATGGATTAGATGAAATATCTGTACTTTTGCAAGAATTAAGAGCATATACAACTATAAAAGGTTTGGATAAAAAGACAGTAGAAGATATTATAAATCATATAGAAAATATTACTGATGAATTATGTAACATACATTTTAAATCTAATTCATTTCCGGAGTGTACAAGCATAGAGGAAATGAAACTATATAGAAAAATATCTGAAAAATTGTATAGTTCATTACAAGAATATTGTAATATAGTTATTAAAACCGATTTTGAATATATGTTTAATGATTTACAAGAAGATAAGCTGAATAAAATATTTCGCCGCATTTCTGAATTGTTTGCGTTGTCTATGGGATTTATTACTTCGGCAAAAAAATATTGTAGAGATAATAATATATTTGATTTGATGATATATAATTCTTAAAATTTATAAAGTTACAGGTAGATTTAACAGGAGGACAAAGAAATGGAACAATTAAAAGCACTTCAAGAACAAGTTGAACATTTGACAAAATTAATTAAAGAACTTGCAAAACCGGATATATATGATTATATAGATGAAAATATGCCGGAATGGGCAAGAAAGCCTGTTCAAGCGGCGGTAGACAAAGGCATTTTAAAGGGTGACAAGGAAAACGGTTGGGGACTTACATATGAAGATTTAAAAGTTCTTACTTGGATGCATAGAGCAGGTATATTTTAAATTATTACTCTGTTAAAAAAGTTCAGAGAATATGCAATTATAGCATATTTTCTGAACTTTTTTGTTAAAATTCTTTTAAATCGTTATTTGTATTTTCAATAGTTTTAAAAATGTTTTCGAGGTTGTCGGCTAAAATATTAAATAAAGCTTTGGCTTGCTTGTGTTCCCATACAATGGCTTGACGGTCATTTGGAGTATCAACGTTATATTGGTTAAAATAATTTTCTCTTATAATTTCAATTAAAAATTTAATATCAGCTATTTTACCGACTGTAAGACTTAAATTATCTTTTATTTGAATTTTATCTGACATTTTAATATACCTCCGTGCTTGACATATTCGAGGCGGTAATATATAATTTAAGTGTGTGATATAGTTACCGCCCCTTGTGGTGGTGCTTGCCTTGTATGAGTTGGTAGCTTATACAAGGCTTTTTTCTTTTATGATAATTGCAAGGTTATTACTGCCCCGTAATTCATAAAACGGGTGTAATGCCCTCTGACCTCTTTAAAGACGGTTTTAAGGCTGATACCTGCTGATATGACATAAGCAAGATTACGGGGAATATAACCTATTTTGTAAGCGACAGACCTATTTACACTTATCATAACGGCTATGGCGTTGTTATCGTGTAAATTTGCCTTGTCACGTTCAAGCCATACTCTTACTTGATTAGGACGGTATGCCGCCGCAATGCGTGCAAGTGCCTTTTGTCTGTTCCCTTTGGTTACTCCGGCAATCTTGCTTTCAATGGTGTTGCCTTTTATCAGTTCCCAAGCCTTTTTAAATGCGGCGGAAAGTGTTAAGCCCATTTTCTTCAATCGGTTTGCCATAGTTGCAACTATGCGGCGGATTGCGTGAATGTTCTTCATTGTGTTTCGCTCCTTTCGTTTTTTTTATGTAGTCAACCTTGACTATGGTTATATTATACTACTTGTACAACTATAATACAATATACAAATCATACAAACTTGTACAAGTATTTTTATATAAAATTCTACTTGTACAACATAAAAAACTATGTTATAATATCTTTAGATTAAAGATTATATTTAATCTCATGTAGTGTCGGGAGTGACTGGGCGGTTGTTCTGACTTACGGGGAAAGGAACAAGATATAATGAGTGAAAGCACTTTAGTATTAATTATTTTGTTTTTGCTTGTATATGTGATAAAAAAATAAGCCGCCCACTTCTGCAAAAGTGAACGGCTTGGGGTAGAAGTTTTCTTCTACTTTTAAAGTTTTCATAACAGCAGAATGACCGTTAAGTCACTCCTTTATCTACTTGTATTTTATCAAAAAGTATAGGTATTGTCAAGGGGTGATAATATGACTGAATCTAAAGGAAATTCACAAACAAGAGCAAAAAATAAATATAATTCAAAAA
This genomic window contains:
- a CDS encoding HIRAN domain-containing protein, with translation MKNIHAIRRIVATMANRLKKMGLTLSAAFKKAWELIKGNTIESKIAGVTKGNRQKALARIAAAYRPNQVRVWLERDKANLHDNNAIAVMISVNRSVAYKIGYIPRNLAYVISAGISLKTVFKEVRGHYTRFMNYGAVITLQLS